The following proteins come from a genomic window of Streptococcus pneumoniae:
- a CDS encoding peptide ABC transporter substrate-binding protein produces MVLSTSAILVACGKTDKEADAPTTFSYVYAVDPASLGYSIATRTSRTDVIGNVIDGLMENDKYGNVAPSQKDYDLNGTGWAPSYQDPASYLNIMDPKSGSAMKHLGITKGKDKDVVAKPGLDKYKKLLEDAVSETTDLEKRYEKYAKAQAWSTDSSLLMPTASSGGFPVVSNVVPFSKPYSQVGIKGEPYIFKGMKLQKDIVTTKEYNEVFKKWQKEKLESNSKYQKELEKYIK; encoded by the coding sequence GTGGTCCTGAGCACGTCAGCTATTTTAGTGGCTTGTGGAAAAACTGATAAAGAAGCAGATGCACCGACAACATTTTCTTATGTCTATGCAGTAGATCCAGCATCATTGGGCTACAGTATAGCGACTCGAACATCGAGGACAGACGTTATTGGAAATGTTATTGATGGTTTGATGGAAAATGATAAATACGGCAATGTTGCTCCTTCTCAAAAAGACTATGATTTGAACGGTACAGGATGGGCTCCAAGCTATCAAGATCCAGCGTCTTACTTGAATATTATGGATCCAAAATCTGGTTCTGCCATGAAACACCTTGGCATTACGAAAGGAAAAGATAAGGATGTTGTAGCTAAACCTGGTTTGGATAAATATAAGAAATTGTTAGAAGATGCTGTTTCTGAGACCACTGACCTAGAGAAGAGATATGAAAAATATGCCAAAGCTCAAGCTTGGTCGACAGATAGTTCATTATTGATGCCAACAGCTTCATCTGGTGGTTTTCCAGTTGTAAGTAACGTAGTACCATTCTCAAAACCATACTCACAAGTTGGTATTAAGGGGGAACCATATATCTTTAAAGGAATGAAATTGCAAAAAGATATTGTTACAACAAAAGAATATAACGAGGTTTTTAAAAAATGGCAAAAAGAAAAATTGGAATCCAATAGCAAATACCAAAAAGAACTAGAAAAATACATTAAATAA
- a CDS encoding DUF979 domain-containing protein, with protein MTELAKQLLELTYIVIGCQFLHTAYCSYKDKTNPVRLGTSAFWTLLSITFIGGSYMPNMSIGIIVILLSLLTLFKQVRIGTLPSLDEMKANIESNRLKNKIFIPVMLMAILALVLAQMIPEFSKISISLAALFATISVLVITNSHPKSLLSENNRMTQQVSTSGIVPQLLGALGAIFTVAGVGDVISHLISGIVPSDSRFIGVLAYVLGMVLFTMIMGNAFAAFTVITAGVGVPFVFALGANPIVAGALAMTAGYCGTLLTPMAANFNALPAALMDMKDQNGVIKAQAGVALVMIVIHIFLMYFLAF; from the coding sequence ATGACAGAGTTGGCAAAGCAACTATTAGAGTTGACCTATATTGTGATTGGTTGTCAATTTCTCCATACAGCCTATTGTAGTTATAAAGATAAAACAAACCCAGTTCGACTTGGGACATCTGCATTTTGGACTCTATTGTCTATTACGTTTATAGGTGGTTCCTATATGCCAAATATGAGTATTGGTATTATTGTAATCCTATTATCGCTGTTAACATTGTTTAAGCAAGTCCGTATCGGAACCTTGCCATCCTTAGATGAAATGAAAGCCAATATTGAATCTAACAGGTTGAAAAATAAAATTTTTATTCCAGTTATGCTGATGGCAATACTTGCGTTGGTCTTAGCGCAAATGATTCCAGAATTTAGCAAGATTTCGATTAGCCTTGCCGCCTTGTTTGCTACAATTTCTGTTCTTGTGATTACCAATAGTCACCCTAAGAGTCTGTTATCAGAAAATAATCGAATGACTCAGCAAGTTTCAACAAGTGGGATTGTTCCTCAATTATTAGGGGCTTTGGGGGCTATTTTTACTGTAGCAGGTGTTGGTGATGTTATCTCTCATCTGATTAGCGGTATTGTTCCTTCAGATAGTCGCTTTATAGGAGTTTTGGCTTATGTTCTTGGAATGGTTCTATTCACAATGATTATGGGAAATGCTTTTGCAGCATTCACCGTTATTACAGCAGGTGTTGGAGTTCCCTTTGTATTTGCTCTGGGAGCTAATCCAATTGTGGCTGGTGCTCTTGCCATGACAGCAGGTTATTGTGGGACCTTATTGACCCCAATGGCTGCTAATTTTAACGCTCTACCAGCAGCATTGATGGATATGAAAGATCAGAATGGCGTTATAAAGGCTCAAGCAGGTGTTGCTCTAGTAATGATTGTTATTCACATATTCTTAATGTACTTTCTCGCATTTTAG
- a CDS encoding DUF969 domain-containing protein, whose protein sequence is MEWIRLIGIAIIVVGFILKFDTIATVVLAGLVTALVSGVSLVEFLEILGKEFSNQRVLTIFMVTLPLVGLSETFGLKQRSIDLIRKIKGLTVGNFYTVYFFIRELAGFFSIRLGGHPQFVRPLVQPMGEAAAESQLGRKLTEVEDETIKARAAANENFGNFFAQNTFVGAGGVLLIGGTLDQLGYESNYAGIASTSIIVAVITLIVVGIYNYLFDKKLISKKTRGGEQK, encoded by the coding sequence ATGGAGTGGATTAGATTAATAGGAATAGCAATCATTGTTGTGGGTTTTATTTTAAAATTTGATACAATTGCAACAGTAGTCTTAGCTGGTTTGGTTACAGCTTTAGTTTCAGGTGTTTCTCTCGTTGAATTTTTGGAGATTTTGGGAAAAGAATTTAGCAATCAGCGAGTGCTCACGATTTTTATGGTTACCTTGCCTCTTGTGGGGCTGTCAGAAACCTTTGGACTCAAGCAACGATCAATCGATTTGATTCGAAAGATTAAAGGTCTGACAGTTGGAAACTTCTATACAGTTTATTTCTTTATTCGAGAGTTAGCTGGTTTCTTTTCAATTCGTCTAGGAGGACACCCTCAGTTTGTCAGACCTTTGGTTCAACCTATGGGAGAAGCAGCTGCAGAGTCTCAATTAGGTAGAAAGTTAACAGAGGTTGAAGATGAGACAATAAAAGCGCGTGCGGCTGCGAATGAAAATTTTGGAAATTTCTTTGCTCAAAATACGTTTGTAGGTGCTGGGGGAGTCCTCTTGATAGGGGGAACATTAGATCAGTTAGGCTATGAAAGCAATTATGCAGGGATTGCTTCTACATCTATTATTGTTGCTGTTATAACACTTATTGTAGTGGGGATTTACAATTATTTATTTGATAAAAAATTGATATCAAAAAAGACTAGGGGAGGAGAACAAAAATGA
- a CDS encoding branched-chain amino acid aminotransferase, with protein sequence MTVTIDWENLGFSYMKLPYRYLAHFKNGQWDQGELTEDATLHISESSPSLHYGQQAFEGLKAYRTKDGSVQLFRPDENAKRLQRTCDRLLMPQVPTDMFVEACKAVVRANEEYVPPYGTGGTLYLRPLLIGVGDIIGVKPAEEYIFTIFAMPVGNYFKGGLVPTNFLIQDEYDRAAPNGTGAAKVGGNYAASLLPGKMAKSRHFSDVIYLDPSTHTKIEEVGSANFFGITADNEFVTPLSPSILPSITKYSLLYLAEHRLGLTPIEGDVPIDNLDRFVEAGACGTAAVISPIGGIQHGDDFHVFYSETEVGPVTRKLYNELTGIQFGDIEAPEGWIVKVD encoded by the coding sequence ATGACAGTAACGATTGATTGGGAAAACCTCGGTTTTTCCTATATGAAATTACCTTATCGCTATCTTGCTCATTTCAAAAATGGACAATGGGATCAAGGAGAGCTTACAGAGGATGCAACTTTGCATATTTCAGAGTCTTCTCCAAGTCTTCACTATGGACAACAAGCATTTGAAGGTTTGAAAGCTTATCGTACTAAGGATGGCAGTGTTCAACTGTTCCGTCCTGATGAAAATGCTAAACGTCTGCAACGTACATGTGACCGTCTCTTGATGCCACAAGTTCCGACAGACATGTTTGTAGAAGCTTGTAAAGCAGTTGTCCGTGCGAATGAAGAATACGTACCACCATACGGAACAGGTGGAACCTTATATCTTCGCCCTCTTTTGATTGGTGTCGGAGATATTATCGGGGTAAAACCGGCAGAAGAGTACATTTTCACCATCTTTGCTATGCCAGTTGGAAATTACTTTAAAGGTGGTTTGGTCCCAACCAACTTCTTGATTCAGGATGAGTACGACCGTGCAGCACCAAATGGTACAGGTGCGGCTAAGGTTGGTGGAAACTATGCTGCAAGTCTCTTACCAGGAAAAATGGCCAAGTCACGTCATTTCTCAGATGTTATCTATCTGGACCCATCAACTCATACAAAGATTGAAGAAGTCGGATCAGCTAACTTCTTTGGAATTACAGCTGATAATGAATTTGTAACACCATTGAGTCCATCTATCTTGCCATCTATTACCAAGTATTCCTTGCTTTATTTGGCAGAACATCGCTTGGGATTAACTCCTATTGAGGGTGATGTTCCAATTGATAATCTTGACCGTTTTGTAGAGGCAGGTGCCTGTGGTACAGCAGCGGTTATTTCTCCAATTGGAGGTATTCAACATGGTGATGATTTCCATGTATTCTATAGTGAAACAGAAGTAGGTCCTGTGACGCGTAAATTATATAATGAATTGACGGGTATTCAGTTTGGCGATATTGAAGCGCCAGAAGGTTGGATTGTAAAAGTAGATTAA
- a CDS encoding ABC transporter permease has protein sequence MSIITLLPLLVSSMLIYSAPLIFTSIGGVFSERGGVVNVGLEGIMVMGAFSGVVFNLEFAEQFGAATPWLSLLVAGLVGSVFSIIHAAATVHFRADHVVSGTVLNLMAPALAVFLVKVLYNKGQTDNLSQTFGRFDFPVLANIPVIGDIFFKSTSLLGYLAIAFSFLAWFILFKTQFGLRLRSVGEHPQAADTLGINVYKMRYLGIIISGFLGGIGGAIYAQSISVNFSVTTIVGPGFIALAAMIFGKWNPIGAMLSSLFFGLSQSLAVIGSQLPFLQGVPAVYLQIAPYVLTILVLAAFFGKAVAPKADGINYIKSK, from the coding sequence ATGTCTATTATAACCTTGCTCCCCCTCTTGGTGTCTTCTATGCTGATTTACTCAGCACCTCTCATCTTTACAAGTATCGGTGGTGTTTTCTCTGAACGTGGTGGTGTGGTAAACGTTGGCCTTGAAGGAATTATGGTTATGGGTGCCTTTTCTGGAGTTGTCTTTAACCTTGAATTTGCAGAACAATTTGGAGCAGCAACTCCATGGCTATCCTTGCTTGTAGCAGGATTGGTTGGTAGTGTTTTCTCTATCATCCACGCAGCAGCGACGGTTCATTTCCGTGCAGACCATGTTGTCAGCGGTACGGTATTGAACTTGATGGCGCCTGCCTTGGCTGTTTTCTTAGTTAAAGTTCTTTATAACAAAGGACAAACCGACAACCTAAGTCAAACTTTTGGACGCTTTGATTTCCCAGTCTTGGCAAATATCCCAGTGATTGGTGATATCTTCTTCAAGTCAACTAGTCTACTTGGTTATCTGGCGATTGCCTTCTCATTCCTTGCTTGGTTTATTCTCTTTAAGACTCAATTTGGTCTTCGTCTCCGCTCTGTCGGTGAACATCCTCAAGCAGCGGATACCTTGGGAATCAACGTCTACAAGATGAGATATTTAGGGATTATTATTTCAGGTTTTCTAGGTGGAATTGGCGGAGCGATTTATGCGCAATCAATCTCAGTTAACTTCTCAGTGACAACTATTGTTGGACCTGGATTTATCGCCCTTGCTGCGATGATCTTTGGGAAATGGAATCCAATCGGTGCTATGCTTTCTAGTCTCTTCTTTGGACTTTCACAAAGTTTGGCTGTTATCGGTTCTCAATTGCCGTTCCTACAAGGAGTGCCAGCGGTTTATCTTCAAATTGCACCTTATGTTTTGACAATTCTTGTCTTAGCAGCCTTCTTTGGAAAAGCAGTCGCACCAAAAGCAGATGGTATCAACTACATCAAATCAAAATAA
- a CDS encoding ABC transporter permease, with amino-acid sequence MSKKLQQISVPLISVFLGILLGAIVMWIFGYDAIWGYEELFYTAFGSLRGIVGAIPGILRAYLGTSEVIVTIMMNYIVLYVGNAFIHAFPKDFMQSTDSTIRVGANATYQTPWLAELTGNSRMNIGIFFAIIAVAVIWFMLKKTTLGFEIRAVGLNPHASEYAGISAKRTIILSMIISGALAGLGGAVEGLGTFQNVYVQGSSLAIGFNGMAVSLLAANSPIGILFAAFLFGVLQVGAPGMNAAQVPSELVSIVTASIIFFVSVHYLIERFVKPKKQVKGGK; translated from the coding sequence ATGTCTAAAAAATTACAACAAATTTCGGTTCCCTTGATTTCTGTATTTCTAGGAATTTTACTCGGAGCCATTGTCATGTGGATCTTCGGTTATGATGCTATTTGGGGCTACGAAGAATTGTTCTATACAGCCTTTGGCAGTCTGCGTGGGATTGTCGGAGCGATTCCAGGTATTCTTAGGGCCTATCTAGGGACGTCAGAGGTTATTGTAACCATCATGATGAACTACATTGTCTTGTATGTAGGGAATGCCTTTATCCATGCTTTCCCTAAAGACTTCATGCAAAGTACAGATTCGACCATTCGTGTTGGGGCTAATGCAACTTATCAGACACCTTGGTTGGCTGAGTTGACTGGTAACTCACGGATGAATATTGGTATTTTCTTTGCCATCATTGCCGTTGCAGTTATTTGGTTCATGCTCAAGAAAACAACTCTTGGTTTTGAAATCCGTGCAGTTGGTCTTAATCCACATGCTTCAGAATATGCTGGTATTTCTGCCAAGCGGACTATTATCCTATCTATGATTATTTCAGGTGCCTTGGCAGGTCTTGGTGGAGCTGTTGAAGGTTTGGGAACCTTCCAGAACGTCTATGTTCAAGGTTCGTCATTAGCTATCGGATTTAACGGAATGGCGGTTAGTTTGCTTGCGGCCAACTCACCAATTGGTATACTCTTTGCAGCCTTCCTATTTGGCGTTCTCCAAGTTGGGGCTCCTGGTATGAATGCGGCGCAGGTACCATCTGAGCTTGTCAGCATTGTAACAGCGTCTATTATCTTCTTTGTCAGTGTTCATTACCTTATCGAACGCTTTGTCAAACCGAAAAAACAAGTTAAAGGAGGTAAGTAA
- the plsY gene encoding glycerol-3-phosphate 1-O-acyltransferase PlsY, which translates to MITIVLLILAYLLGSIPSGLWIGQVFFQINLREHGSGNTGTTNTFRILGKKAGMATFVIDFFKGTLATLLPIIFHLQGVSPLIFGLLAVIGHTFPIFAGFKGGKAVATSAGVIFGFAPIFCLYLAIIFFGALYLGSMISLSSVTASIAAVIGVLLFPLFGFILSNYDSLFIAIILALASLIIIRHKDNIARIKNKTENLVPWGLNLTHQDPKK; encoded by the coding sequence ATGATTACAATAGTTTTATTAATCCTAGCCTATCTGCTGGGTTCGATTCCATCTGGTCTCTGGATTGGACAAGTATTCTTTCAAATCAATCTACGCGAGCATGGTTCTGGTAACACTGGAACGACCAATACCTTCCGCATTTTAGGTAAGAAAGCTGGTATGGCAACCTTTGTGATTGACTTTTTCAAAGGAACCCTAGCAACGCTGCTTCCGATTATTTTTCATCTACAAGGCGTTTCTCCTCTCATCTTTGGACTTTTGGCTGTTATCGGCCATACCTTCCCTATCTTTGCAGGATTTAAAGGTGGTAAGGCTGTCGCAACCAGTGCTGGAGTAATTTTCGGATTTGCGCCTATCTTCTGTCTCTACCTTGCGATTATCTTCTTTGGAGCTCTCTATCTTGGCAGTATGATTTCACTGTCTAGTGTCACAGCATCGATCGCGGCTGTTATCGGGGTTCTGCTCTTTCCACTTTTTGGTTTTATCCTGAGTAACTATGACTCTCTCTTCATCGCTATTATCTTAGCACTTGCTAGTTTGATTATCATTCGTCATAAGGACAATATAGCTCGTATCAAAAATAAAACTGAAAATTTGGTCCCTTGGGGATTGAACCTAACCCATCAAGATCCTAAAAAATAA
- the parE gene encoding DNA topoisomerase IV subunit B has product MSKKEININNYNDDAIQVLEGLDAVRKRPGMYIGSTDGAGLHHLVWEIVDNAVDEALSGFGDRIDVTINKDGSLTVQDHGRGMPTGMHAMGIPTVEVIFTILHAGGKFGQGGYKTSGGLHGVGSSVVNALSSWLEVEITRDGAVYKQRFENGGKPVTTLKKIGTAPKSKTGTKVTFMPDATIFSTTDFKYNTISERLNESAFLLKNVTLSLTDKRTDEAIEFHYENGVQDFVSYLNEDKEILTPVLYFEGEDNGFQVEVALQYNDGFSDNILSFVNNVRTKDGGTHETGLKSAITKVMNDYARKTGLLKEKDKNLEGSDYREGLAAVLSILVPEEHLQFEGQTKDKLGSPLARPVVDGIVADKLTFFLMENGELASNLIRKAIKARDAREAARKARDESRNGKKNKKDKGLLSGKLTPAQSKNPAKNELYLVEGDSAGGSAKQGRDRKFQAILPLRGKVINTAKAKMADILKNEEINTMIYTIGAGVGADFSIEDANYDKIIIMTDADTDGAHIQTLLLTFFYRYMRPLVEAGHVYIALPPLYKMSKGKGKKEEVAYAWTDGELEELRKQFGKGATLQRYKGLGEMNADQLWETTMNPETRTLIRVTIEDLARAERRVNVLMGDKVEPRRKWIEDNVKFTLEEATVF; this is encoded by the coding sequence GTGTCAAAAAAGGAAATCAATATTAACAATTATAATGATGATGCTATTCAGGTGCTAGAAGGGTTGGATGCGGTCCGAAAACGTCCAGGGATGTATATTGGATCGACCGATGGCGCTGGTCTTCATCACCTAGTTTGGGAAATCGTTGATAATGCAGTCGATGAAGCCTTGTCTGGGTTTGGTGATCGTATCGATGTAACCATCAATAAAGACGGTAGTCTAACGGTTCAAGACCATGGACGTGGGATGCCGACAGGTATGCACGCTATGGGAATTCCAACTGTTGAGGTTATCTTTACCATTCTTCATGCCGGAGGGAAATTCGGTCAAGGTGGCTATAAGACATCAGGTGGACTTCACGGAGTGGGTTCTTCCGTTGTTAACGCCCTTTCTAGCTGGTTAGAAGTTGAAATTACCCGTGATGGCGCAGTTTACAAGCAACGTTTCGAAAATGGTGGAAAACCTGTCACGACTTTGAAGAAAATCGGTACAGCACCCAAGTCTAAAACAGGCACCAAAGTTACTTTTATGCCTGACGCGACTATATTTTCTACGACAGATTTCAAGTACAATACCATTTCAGAGCGCCTTAATGAATCAGCCTTTCTCTTGAAAAATGTGACCTTGTCTTTAACGGACAAGCGAACAGATGAAGCGATTGAGTTCCACTATGAGAATGGAGTACAAGATTTTGTTTCTTATCTCAACGAAGATAAGGAAATCTTGACGCCAGTTCTTTACTTTGAAGGGGAAGACAATGGTTTTCAAGTGGAAGTAGCCCTCCAGTACAATGACGGATTCTCAGATAACATTCTATCCTTTGTCAATAACGTTCGCACCAAGGACGGTGGAACGCACGAGACAGGACTCAAGTCTGCCATTACCAAGGTCATGAATGACTATGCACGTAAAACAGGTCTTCTCAAGGAAAAAGATAAAAACCTTGAAGGTTCAGACTATCGTGAGGGACTAGCGGCCGTTCTTTCTATCTTAGTTCCTGAAGAACACTTGCAGTTTGAAGGACAGACCAAGGATAAACTAGGAAGCCCCCTAGCTCGCCCAGTTGTGGATGGAATAGTGGCTGATAAGTTGACCTTTTTCCTTATGGAAAATGGGGAATTAGCTTCTAACCTCATCCGCAAGGCTATCAAGGCCCGTGATGCTCGTGAAGCAGCACGTAAGGCGCGTGATGAGAGCCGAAATGGGAAGAAAAACAAGAAAGATAAGGGCTTGTTGTCTGGGAAATTGACCCCAGCCCAATCTAAGAATCCTGCTAAGAATGAACTCTATCTAGTTGAGGGGGACTCTGCCGGTGGTTCTGCCAAACAAGGTCGTGACCGCAAGTTCCAGGCTATTCTACCTCTTCGTGGTAAGGTTATCAATACAGCCAAGGCCAAGATGGCGGATATCCTCAAAAATGAAGAGATCAATACCATGATTTATACCATTGGTGCGGGTGTTGGAGCAGACTTCTCTATTGAAGATGCCAACTATGATAAGATCATTATCATGACCGATGCGGATACCGACGGTGCCCATATCCAGACCTTGCTCTTGACATTTTTCTACCGTTACATGCGTCCGCTAGTCGAGGCAGGTCATGTCTATATTGCCCTCCCACCTCTTTACAAGATGTCCAAAGGTAAAGGAAAGAAAGAAGAAGTGGCCTACGCTTGGACGGACGGAGAACTAGAAGAACTCCGTAAACAGTTCGGTAAAGGCGCTACCCTCCAACGATACAAAGGACTTGGTGAGATGAATGCGGACCAGCTCTGGGAAACAACCATGAACCCAGAAACACGTACCCTCATCCGTGTCACAATTGAAGATTTAGCGCGCGCCGAACGCCGCGTCAATGTTCTCATGGGAGATAAGGTAGAACCACGCCGTAAATGGATTGAAGATAATGTCAAGTTTACGCTAGAAGAAGCGACAGTGTTTTAA
- the parC gene encoding DNA topoisomerase IV subunit A, whose translation MSNIQNMSLEDIMGERFGRYSKYIIQDRALPDIRDGLKPVQRRILYSMNKDSNTFDKSYRKSAKSVGNIMGNFHPHGDSSIYDAMVRMSQNWKNREILVEMHGNNGSMDGDPPAAMRYTEARLSEIAGYLLQDIEKNTVPFAWNFDDTEKEPTVLPAAFPNLLVNGSTGISAGYATDIPPHNLAEVIDAAVYMIDHPTAKIDKLMEFLPGPDFPTGAIIQGRDEIKKAYETGKGRVVVRSKTEIEKLKGGKEQIVITEIPYEINKANLVKKIDDVRVNNKVAGIAEVRDESDRDGLRIAIELKKDANTELVLNYLFKYTDLQINYNFNMVAIDNFTPRQVGIVPILSSYIAHRREVILARSRFDKEKAEKRLHIVEGLIRVISILDEVIALIRASENKADAKENLKVSYDFTEEQAEAIVTLQLYRLTNTDVVVLQEEEAELREKIAMLAAIIGDERTMYNLMKKELREVKKKFATPRLSSLEDTAKAIEIDTASLIAEEDTYVSVTKAGYIKRTSPRSFAASTLEEIGKRDDDRLIFVQSAKTTQHLLMFTSLGNVIYRPIHELADIRWKDIGEHLSQTITNFETNEEILYVEVLDQFDDATTYFAVTRLGQIKRVERKEFTPWRTYRSKSVKYAKLKDDTDQIVAVAPIKLDDVVLVSQNGYALRFNIEEVPVVGAKAAGVKAMNLKEDDVLQSGFICNTSSFYLLTQRGSLKRVSIEEILATSRAKRGLQVLRELKNKPHRVFLAGAVAEQGFVGDFFSTEVDVNDQTLLVQSNKGTIYESRLQDLNLSERTSNGSFISDTISDEEVFDAYLQEVVTEDK comes from the coding sequence ATGTCTAACATTCAAAACATGTCCCTGGAGGACATCATGGGAGAGCGCTTTGGTCGCTACTCCAAGTACATTATTCAAGACCGGGCTTTGCCAGATATTCGTGATGGGTTGAAGCCGGTTCAGCGCCGTATTCTTTATTCTATGAATAAGGATAGCAATACTTTTGACAAGAGCTACCGTAAGTCGGCCAAGTCAGTCGGGAACATCATGGGGAATTTCCACCCACACGGGGATTCTTCTATCTATGATGCCATGGTTCGTATGTCACAGAACTGGAAAAATCGTGAGATTCTAGTTGAAATGCACGGTAATAACGGTTCTATGGACGGAGATCCTCCTGCGGCTATGCGTTATACTGAGGCACGTTTGTCTGAAATTGCAGGTTACCTTCTTCAGGATATCGAGAAAAATACAGTTCCTTTTGCATGGAACTTTGACGATACGGAGAAAGAACCAACGGTCTTGCCAGCAGCCTTTCCAAACCTCTTGGTCAATGGTTCGACTGGGATTTCGGCTGGTTATGCCACAGACATTCCTCCCCATAATTTAGCTGAGGTCATAGATGCTGCAGTTTACATGATTGACCACCCAACTGCAAAGATTGATAAACTCATGGAATTCTTGCCTGGACCAGACTTCCCTACAGGGGCTATTATTCAGGGTCGTGATGAAATCAAGAAAGCTTATGAGACTGGGAAAGGGCGCGTGGTTGTTCGTTCCAAGACTGAAATTGAAAAGCTAAAAGGTGGTAAGGAACAAATCGTTATTACTGAGATTCCTTATGAAATCAATAAGGCCAATCTAGTCAAGAAAATCGATGATGTTCGTGTTAATAACAAGGTAGCTGGGATTGCTGAGGTTCGTGATGAGTCTGACCGTGATGGTCTTCGTATCGCTATCGAACTTAAGAAAGACGCTAATACTGAGCTTGTTCTCAACTACTTATTTAAGTACACCGACCTACAAATCAACTACAACTTTAATATGGTGGCGATTGACAATTTCACACCTCGTCAGGTTGGGATTGTTCCAATCCTGTCTAGCTACATCGCTCACCGTCGAGAAGTGATTTTGGCGCGTTCACGCTTTGACAAAGAAAAGGCTGAGAAACGTCTCCATATCGTCGAAGGTTTGATTCGTGTGATTTCGATTTTGGATGAAGTCATTGCTCTTATCCGTGCTTCTGAGAATAAGGCGGACGCCAAGGAAAACCTCAAAGTTAGCTATGATTTTACGGAAGAACAGGCTGAGGCTATCGTAACTTTGCAACTGTACCGTTTGACCAATACCGATGTGGTTGTCTTGCAGGAAGAAGAAGCAGAGCTTCGTGAGAAGATTGCTATGCTGGCGGCTATTATCGGTGATGAAAGGACTATGTACAATCTCATGAAGAAAGAACTTCGTGAGGTCAAGAAGAAATTTGCAACTCCTCGTTTGAGTTCTTTAGAAGACACTGCGAAAGCAATTGAGATTGATACAGCTAGTCTTATCGCTGAGGAAGATACCTACGTCAGCGTGACCAAGGCAGGTTACATCAAGCGTACCAGTCCACGTTCCTTTGCGGCTTCCACCTTGGAAGAAATTGGCAAGCGTGATGATGACCGTTTGATTTTTGTTCAATCTGCCAAGACAACCCAGCACCTCTTGATGTTCACAAGTCTTGGAAATGTCATCTACAGACCAATCCATGAGTTGGCAGATATTCGTTGGAAGGACATCGGAGAGCATCTGAGCCAAACCATCACAAACTTTGAAACGAATGAAGAAATCCTTTATGTGGAAGTACTGGATCAGTTTGACGATGCGACAACCTACTTTGCAGTGACTCGCCTTGGTCAAATCAAACGGGTAGAGCGAAAAGAATTCACTCCATGGCGGACCTATAGATCTAAGTCTGTCAAGTATGCTAAGCTCAAAGACGATACAGATCAGATTGTAGCAGTGGCTCCGATTAAACTAGATGATGTTGTCTTGGTTAGTCAAAATGGTTATGCCCTGCGTTTCAATATCGAAGAGGTTCCGGTTGTCGGTGCTAAGGCAGCAGGTGTCAAGGCTATGAATTTGAAAGAAGATGATGTCCTCCAATCTGGCTTTATCTGTAATACTTCGTCCTTCTACCTCTTGACCCAGCGTGGAAGCTTGAAACGTGTTTCTATTGAGGAAATTCTAGCAACCAGCCGTGCCAAACGAGGATTACAAGTCTTGCGTGAGTTGAAAAACAAACCGCATCGTGTCTTCTTGGCAGGAGCAGTTGCAGAGCAAGGATTTGTTGGCGATTTCTTCAGTACGGAAGTGGATGTGAACGACCAAACTCTGCTTGTCCAATCCAATAAAGGAACAATCTATGAAAGCCGATTGCAAGACTTGAACTTGTCAGAACGCACTAGCAATGGAAGCTTCATTTCTGACACGATTTCAGATGAAGAAGTTTTTGACGCTTATCTTCAGGAAGTAGTTACTGAAGATAAATAA